The Candidatus Hydrogenedens sp. genome has a segment encoding these proteins:
- a CDS encoding efflux RND transporter periplasmic adaptor subunit, translated as MEKNNNIKICILFIFVLEILIFTSCKNNIVNAEQNNGTENFPVKVTNIEKRIFTKTVEAQGTIDTKEHAIVSARIDGVVTDLFVDKGDEVIANKTPLFQIDKVRVEQAYEIAKQDLAVAKCGIREAEANLANMKAQYEKAKTDYERFQRLIEKKAISKDTWELQETRYKATKAGLEHAEAVCQLANEQLKKAEHALKISEKTLSDSLVYAPISGKVSYKFVEQNEFIGAGRPILKIDNPEVLEASIFLPAEYYPYIDIDKTEAVFTAMKKEIGTFKITYKSPTILPNLRTFEVKAILNNKDDYIVAGAMVEVSVILEKKEALGIPKECVLTAGNEKFIFTVVNNVAQKVPVTIGLETNGWVELVDTTLQEGTPIISMGQSFIKEGQKVQVMEDNTK; from the coding sequence ATGGAAAAGAATAATAATATTAAAATATGTATCCTGTTTATTTTCGTTTTGGAAATACTCATTTTCACAAGCTGTAAAAATAATATTGTTAATGCAGAACAAAATAACGGCACCGAGAATTTCCCTGTAAAGGTAACAAACATTGAAAAGAGGATATTCACAAAAACAGTTGAAGCACAGGGAACTATTGATACAAAAGAACACGCTATAGTATCCGCAAGAATTGATGGTGTAGTAACAGACCTGTTCGTAGACAAGGGAGATGAAGTTATAGCAAACAAAACGCCATTATTTCAGATAGATAAAGTCAGAGTAGAGCAGGCATATGAAATAGCAAAACAAGACCTTGCAGTAGCTAAATGTGGAATACGTGAAGCCGAAGCCAATTTGGCGAACATGAAGGCTCAATACGAAAAAGCAAAAACAGACTATGAAAGATTTCAAAGACTTATTGAAAAAAAAGCCATATCCAAAGATACTTGGGAACTTCAGGAAACACGATATAAAGCAACAAAAGCAGGGTTAGAACATGCAGAAGCCGTATGTCAGTTAGCAAACGAACAATTGAAAAAAGCAGAACATGCCCTTAAAATATCAGAGAAAACACTCTCTGATTCATTAGTATATGCCCCGATTTCTGGCAAAGTAAGCTATAAATTTGTTGAACAAAATGAGTTTATTGGTGCCGGTAGACCTATTCTTAAAATAGACAATCCAGAGGTATTAGAAGCCTCTATTTTTCTCCCTGCAGAGTACTATCCTTACATAGATATTGATAAAACAGAAGCAGTATTCACCGCTATGAAAAAAGAAATAGGAACATTTAAAATAACCTATAAAAGTCCTACAATATTACCTAATTTACGAACCTTTGAAGTTAAAGCAATACTTAACAATAAAGATGATTATATCGTTGCAGGTGCCATGGTTGAAGTTTCAGTAATACTTGAGAAAAAAGAAGCATTGGGTATCCCCAAAGAATGCGTATTAACCGCAGGAAATGAAAAATTTATTTTCACGGTTGTTAACAATGTTGCCCAAAAAGTACCTGTAACTATAGGATTAGAAACAAATGGCTGGGTAGAACTTGTAGATACTACACTTCAAGAGGGAACCCCAATTATTAGCATGGGACAATCTTTTATTAAAGAGGGTCAAAAGGTTCAGGTAATGGAGGACAACACAAAATGA